The following proteins come from a genomic window of Salvelinus sp. IW2-2015 unplaced genomic scaffold, ASM291031v2 Un_scaffold3898, whole genome shotgun sequence:
- the LOC112076636 gene encoding uncharacterized protein: MEAKSTVEGERELQPWKKEEGLRZMPGTDSGQRMTDPNTQTSLDXDQTELTEQLRTKHSIVTVNRSDTVFKSDPEPESLSQVXQLTGPGPVAKQQRSLNSERTNDLPVNSRKRRGSDTANDRPSCSSYAAETVSGSPSPLKKLNPIPPLPQMVRGEHEYSQGGSGVKSEVIVIDPLHVDEGEDGDGTPSSWRQGDIMEHRHHQGGHSEADAMLLGGHSSNTYHHHHPHPGVQXAARQNSPDNHFYTICMDGAFNNRLGTFQNPATTAPLAEGTGELQXPTWVDFEGSAPDTHLGDMTGTHQDRGSREEGARSYRCTLCGREYPHLCQLKMHQRVHTGEKPYECALCGKQFSQLCXLKRHQRVHTGEKPFRCAQCGKQFSHSSNLKVHQSVHTGEKLFHCAQCGKNFSFLSNLIRHQTVHARK; encoded by the exons ATGGAG GCCAAATCTACTGTGGAAGGGGAGAGAGARCTCCAGCCATGGAAGAAAGAAGAGGGTCTGAGGSAGATGCCAG GCACTGATAGTGGCCARAGAATGACAGACCCAAACACACAGACCTCTCTAGACARGGACCAAACAGAGCTCACTGAGCAGCTCAGAACCAAACACAGCATAGTGACTGTCAACAGATCAGACACTGTTTTCAAGTCAGACCCGGAGCCTGAGAGCCTGAGCCAGGTGRTCCAACTCACAGGTCCAGGACCTGTTGCTAAACAGCAGCGCAGCCTAAACTCCGAGAGAACAAACGATCTGCCTGTAAACTCCCGTAAGCGAAGAGGCAGTGATACAGCGAATGATCGGCCATCTTGTTCTAGTTATGCTGCCGAGACAGTCTCAGGAAGCCCCTCGCCTCTCAAAAAGTTGAACCCCATTCCCCCACTTCCTCAGATGGTGAGGGGTGAACACGAGTATTCCCAGGGCGGTTCAGGGGTCAAGTCTGAGGTCATAGTTATTGACCCCCTCCATGTTGACGAGGGGGAAGATGGGGATGGCACGCCCTCGTCGTGGAGACAAGGTGACATCATGGAACACCGGCATCATCAAGGAGGACATAGTGAAGCAGATGCCATGCTTCTTGGAGGACATTCGAGTAAcacttatcatcatcatcatcctcacccaGGTGTCCAGRCWGCAGCYAGACAGAACTCACCTGACAATCACTTCTACACCATCTGCATGGACGGCGCTTTCAACAACCGCCTCGGCACCTTTCAGAACCCCGCAACCACCGCTCCATTGGCCGAGGGAACCGGGGAGCTGCAGMACCCCACCTGGGTGGATTTCGAGGGGAGCGCCCCCGACACCCACCTGGGRGACATGACTGGGACTCATCAGGACAGAGGGTCTAGGGAGGAGGGGGCGAGGTCCTACAGGTGCACCTTRTGCGGGAGGGAGTACCCTCACCTGTGCCAGCTCAAGatgcaccagagggtccacacgggGGAGAAACCGTACGAGTGTGCCCTGTGTGGGAAGCAGTTCAGCCAGCTGTGCYGCCTGAAGCGGCACCAGAGagtacacacaggggagaaacctttcAGATGCGCTCAATGCGGGAAACAGTTCTCTCATTCCAGTAATTTAAAAGTGCATCAGAGCGTCCATACGGGTGAGAAACTGTTCCACTGCGCCCAGTGTGGGAAGAACTTCTCCTTTCTGAGCAATCTGATAAGACATCAGACAGTTCACGCAAGGAAATGA